A section of the Humulus lupulus chromosome 2, drHumLupu1.1, whole genome shotgun sequence genome encodes:
- the LOC133817643 gene encoding receptor-like serine/threonine-protein kinase SD1-7 isoform X3 — translation MSYRPVILVIQFLCLFVKTNFSLGTGGDTISANQSLSGFSTIVSAGGVFVLGFFSPGNNENYYVGIWYQVDPSRSVVWIANREKPVSYYSQLRISDGNLVLFNEAEASIWSTNVNSTSSSVQAVLRDDGNLVLIDGSNRLKILWQSFDHPSHTFLPGNKIGYNNITKTHRVLTSWKNSTDPSRSLYTFQLNETDNSYILLWNKSISYWSSGPWNGHNFRSIPGTLEVVYNLRFESNKNESYFTYSVKNTTMISRVFLDVSGQLKRYNWLSASKKWDFGGSHPSQQCEVYSFCGAYSLCDEKSLPFCRCLTGFHPKFQSEWDLKEYSNGCIRKTELQCRDDSADKVGGDIFLEIPYITLPENNQSLRAGTIQDCESKCLRMCSCIAYAHNSSGCSFWTEDLVNLKQLNAHDSNSKSLHIRLAASEFQDHKNKTSKFLKSKLLHVMLGTMAAAVLVLSIACSVYYQRRKKQTKSQGDKKKILEKQEVLLYDTEKQIANFMKLGQFREDERKGIDVPFVALESIIVATDNFSDANKLGKGGFGSVYKGKFPGGQEIAIKRLSSGSGQGLEEFKNEVTLIAKLQHRNLVRLLGYCVEKEEKLLLYEYMPNKSLNSFIFDQTLCVRLNWELRFDIILGIARGLLYLHHDSRLRIIHRDLKTSNVLLDEEMIPKISDFGLARIFGGKQTEASTRRVVGTYGYMAPEYALDGLFSIKSDVFSFGVMLLEMDDISQYLFAGMEIVER, via the exons ATGTCATATCGACCCGTTATCCTAGTGATTCAGTTCTTATGTCTGTTTGTCAAAACCAATTTCTCACTAGGAACAGGAGGTGATACCATCTCTGCAAACCAATCCCTGAGTGGGTTTTCAACCATTGTTTCTGCAGGTGGGGTGTTTGTGCTAGGATTCTTTAGCCCAGGTAACAACGAAAACTACTATGTAGGCATATGGTACCAAGTGGATCCGTCACGGAGTGTTGTTTGGATAGCAAATAGAGAAAAACCAGTCTCTTACTACTCCCAGCTAAGAATCTCAGATGGCAATTTAGTTCTTTTCAATGAGGCAGAAGCTTCAATTTGGTCAACAAATGTGAACTCCACAAGCTCGTCTGTTCAAGCTGTACTTAGGGATGATGGAAACCTTGTCTTAATTGATGGTTCCAATCGATTAAAAATTTTATGGCAAAGTTTTGATCATCCTTCCCACACCTTTCTACCAGGTAATAAAATTGGATACAACAATATAACCAAAACCCACCGAGTTCTCACTTCATGGAAGAATTCCACAGACCCTTCCCGTAGCCTTTACACTTTTCAGCTAAACGAAACTGACAACTCGTATATCCTACTCTGGAATAAGTCCATAAGCTATTGGAGTAGTGGACCTTGGAACGGACATAATTTTCGCTCAATCCCTGGCACCCTTGAAGTTGTCTACAATTTAAGGTTTGAATCGAATAAAAATGAAAGCTATTTTACATATTCTGTTAAAAACACAACGATGATATCTCGAGTTTTCCTGGATGTTTCTGGGCAGCTAAAGCGATACAACTGGCTTTCTGCTTCTAAAAAATGGGACTTCGGCGGGTCCCATCCGAGTCAACAGTGTGAAGTTTATTCATTTTGTGGAGCATATAGCCTCTGCGATGAGAAATCGTTACCCTTCTGCCGCTGTTTAACAGGGTTCCACCCAAAGTTTCAGAGTGAATGGGATTTGAAGGAGTACTCAAACGGATGTATCAGAAAAACAGAATTGCAGTGTCGTGATGACAGTGCGGACAAAGTCGGGGGAGACATATTTCTTGAAATCCCTTATATTACACTGCCAGAAAATAATCAATCTTTACGAGCAGGGACCATCCAAGACTGTGAATCGAAATGTTTACGTATGTGCTCATGCATAGCTTATGCCCACAACAGCAGTGGTTGTTCATTTTGGACAGAAGATCTCGTAAATTTGAAGCAACTCAATGCTCATGACAGCAATAGTAAAAGTCTCCACATTCGGCTTGCAGCTTCCGAGTTTCAGGATCATAAAAACA AAACTAGCAAGTTTTTGAAGTCTAAGTTACTCCATGTTATGCTGGGAACCATGGCTGCTGCTGTTCTCGTCTTAAGTATTGCTTGTTCTGTTTATTATCAGAGAAGAAAAAAACAGACCAAAAGCCAAG GTGACAAGAAGAAAATATTGGAAAAACAGGAAGTTCTCTTGTATGACACTGAGAAACAAATTGCCAACTTTATGAAGTTAGGCCAGTTCAGAGAAGATGAAAGGAAAGGTATAGATGTGCCCTTTGTTGCTTTGGAAAGTATAATAGTGGCTACAGATAATTTTTCAGACGCAAACAAACTTGGTAAAGGAGGTTTTGGCTCTGTTTATAAG GGAAAATTTCCAGGAGGTCAAGAAATTGCTATAAAGAGGCTCTCAAGTGGCTCAGGGCAGGGCTTAGAGGAATTTAAGAATGAAGTCACGTTGATTGCAAAACTCCAGCATCGGAACCTTGTCAGACTTTTGGGCTATTGtgttgaaaaagaagaaaaattattaCTGTATGAATATATGCCCAACAAAAGCTTGAACTCATTCATATTTG ATCAAACACTTTGCGTGCGGTTGAATTGGGAACTACGCTTTGATATCATACTGGGAATTGCTAGAGGTCTTCTTTACCTCCACCATGATTCAAGATTAAGGATTATCCATAGAGATTTGAAAACAAGCAATGTTCTATTAGATGAAGAAATGATTCCCAAAATTTCTGACTTTGGTTTGGCAAGGATTTTTGGAGGCAAACAAACTGAAGCAAGCACAAGAAGAGTAGTAGGAACATA